A stretch of the Uranotaenia lowii strain MFRU-FL unplaced genomic scaffold, ASM2978415v1 HiC_scaffold_285, whole genome shotgun sequence genome encodes the following:
- the LOC129759831 gene encoding venom carboxylesterase-6-like — MSGLIFALVGLLLVGGSDAKEKFLVVPTGNGPIRGELRGAYYAFEGIPFAKAPVGDLRLAAPVLNDAHWKEPLDALKPGPACIQWSHLIKNESNRLMGEEDCLYLNIYVSTISHKDPLPTVVHIHGGAFMFGSGHFWRPDHLLTRPMIFVTFNYRLGPMGFLSTEDDVIPGNFGMKDQVVALQWINRNIVKFGGSPHSITLSGFSAGSASVQLLYLSKLSRGLFKNGIAHSGSALNPWALAENSANKTWLIASSIGCSTRSSEEMLKCLRQKPAEEIVAAVRPLFDYLYNPFSPLGIVFEKQTKNNPTPFLTQHPLDLLKKGDFYKVPILLALDEAEGLYPGGELVSKPEYIETIDQKWDRLLPSILDFRTSLRDSEAKQNEISHLIRKRYLGERKLTKESFQDFVNLLSNRLYIAGVIRSARLMQVHTPVYLYYNFYKIVYGIGEDMANGPQNFGASHGEDIVLLFNSEIRQDVPYNREELTMAGRFVEMYDNFARHNVARFADHEIPRMTKKNVLQYLEINYPNCVQRESEQLSDENFWYKLDFKDGLTDDYESPAKTEL; from the exons ATGTCTGGACTTATTTTTGCTTTAGTTGGATTATTACTAGTTGGTGGCAGTGATGCGAAAGAAAAATTCTTAGTCGTTCCGACAGGAAATGGACCCATCAGAGGGGAGTTACGTGGCGCTTATTATGCTTTTGAGGGAATTCCCTTTGCGAAGGCTCCAGTGGGTGACCTGAGACTGGCAGCCCCGGTCTTGAACGATGCCCATTGGAAGGAGCCGCTGGACGCGTTGAAGCCGGGGCCAGCCTGCATCCAGTGGAGTCATCTGATCAAGAACGAATCCAACAGGTTGATGGGGGAGGAAGATTGTCTGTACCTGAACATCTACGTGAGCACTATCAGTCATAAGGATCCGTTGCCAACTGTAGTGCACATTCATGGTGGAGCATTCATGTTCGGTAGTGGGCACTTTTGGAGGCCTGATCATTTGCTGACGCGGCCTATGATTTTTGTGACGTTCAACTATCGCTTGGGACCGATGGGTTTTCTGAGTACGGAAGATGACGTGATTCCAGGAAATTTTGGCATGAAAGACCAGGTTGTTGCTCTGCAGTGGATAAACAGAAACATAGTGAAATTTGGAGGTTCACCGCACAGTATTACGCTATCCGGATTTTCGGCAGGATCGGCAAGTGTACAGTTGCTTTACCTATCGAAGCTTTCGAGGGGCTTGTTCAAAAATGGGATTGCTCATAGCGGGTCAGCGTTGAATCCATGGGCTTTGGCAGAAAATTCTGCGAATAAGACTTGGCTGATAGCGTCTTCGATTGGATGCTCAACGCGCAGCAGCGAAGAAATGCTGAAATGCCTTCGTCAGAAACCTGCCGAAGAAATTGTTGCAGCTGTTCGTCCTCTGTTCGATTACCTCTACAACCCTTTCTCGCCCCTGGGAATAGTGTTtgaaaaacagaccaaaaatAACCCTACACCATTCCTAACTCAACATCCTCTGGACCTTCTAAAGAAAGGAGACTTCTACAAAGTCCCAATACTGCTAGCACTCGACGAGGCCGAGGGCCTCTATCCTGGAGGCGAGCTCGTAAGTAAACCGGAATACATAGAAACCATCGATCAAAAATGGGATCGGCTACTCCCATCAATCCTGGATTTTCGAACGTCACTGAGAGATAGCGAAGCCAAACAAAACGAGATAAGCCATCTGATTAGAAAACGCTACCTGGGTGAAAGAAAACTCACCAAAGAAAGTTTCCAAGATTTTGTCAAT CTTCTTTCAAACCGGCTGTATATAGCTGGGGTAATTCGTTCCGCAAGGCTGATGCAGGTGCACACACCGGTTTAtctttattacaatttttacaaaattgtatacGGCATAGGAGAGGATATGGCAAACGGACCGCAAAACTTTGGGGCCTCGCATGGTGAGGATATTGTGTTGCTGTTCAATAGCGAGATACGGCAGGACGTTCCCTACAACCGGGAGGAGCTGACGATGGCCGGGCGATTCGTGGAAATGTACGACAACTTTGCCAGGCATAATGTTGCCCGATTCGCTGACCATGAGATACCTCGCATGACCAAGAAAAATGTGCTCCAATATTTGGAAATCAACTATCCGAACTGTGTGCAACGAGAATCTGAACAGCTGAGTGATGAGAATTTCTGGTATAAGCTGGATTTTAAAGATGGCTTGACTGATGATTATGAGTCACCGGCGAAAACGGAATTATAG